Below is a genomic region from Cotesia glomerata isolate CgM1 linkage group LG5, MPM_Cglom_v2.3, whole genome shotgun sequence.
cacttttttcgacgatatctcacgaacgcatcaatcgattctgacgcttttagtggcgatcgatgcgggttttTAAGGttgagctgattagtttttgaggtcgatcggttcagccaattcggagatattttaaaaaataaatcgctAGGCCAGTCGTTGAAAATTTGCGGAATCAAATCGCAGTTTCCCTGTTTCGTGCATGGGAAATTATACGTCCTGTGTTCGTGAATCGGAAAACCatcatctttatatatttacgcaccgcaaaaaaaaagataaaaaatgtagtccatcaaaaagctttaaattgattaagtgTATAACTATGTTGCattgaatgtaaataaaaattttgtattaagttTTGACTATAGTTTTCACAAATATATGTAGATGATACGAAGTTCACCGGGTCGTCTagtttaacataaaaatttttaacacaaaattttttgacacaatgacgcaaaatttttttactgtgtacatcaagtttcataatgttgttagtatgttaaattaaagcaattcaaatttcgaaaaaaattgaaattaaaaagaaatatagattaaaaaaatggtatacttaaaagagttgaaattaaaaaaaaaaaaatctaaattttgtaaattgaaattttgaagaagaaaaatcaaatgaaaaatactaaattttcggaaaaaattaaataaaaaaaaaaattcgagtcttgagaaatcaataagtattaaaaaatattcaaatgacacggatacatcgtttactctgaaaaaatttcactttgtGAAAGTTCTCTTTGTCCGCttttagacgaaaatttttgaaagtgtaagattcaatcaattcttatgaaaatttataaattgtctattaattaccacaagtttcactagagagccttttataagagtttttacaaagttttatagaactttataaaatttcatgagtttaatgaaattttatgaaattgtataaattattagacttgaattttatacaattccagctcttaaaatccatttaatctcagaaaaaattataaaataagcatttttcgTCATGTAAGGCTTATCACGTAAGTTATTTACTTCGTGACATGAACCGTTACTTGGACAAGTGAGCAGCGTTCCAGACTCCGACACGTGAGGACCCAAGTTCGAGCCCAGCAtatttcaggattttttcatcaagtatcaacatataactagtgtttcaaactgtaataagtccacaacactataattaatttcaaaattgccatctttttaattttgagaaattttttttttaatattttttctgaggtacaattcttacatcacttttacgtcataatgacatcattatcatgatatagacatcacaggtatgtcatattgacgtcataaatgtcattgagacataatactgacgtcatgacaacttcatatttttacgtcagaatcatacgtcaagaagtgtgaaataatgagtCACATATGACTCATTCGTGACTTGTATCTTACGTAAATCCTGACATAGCCCAATGTCATTTTGACGTAAACGTGTTTACTGGGTTAGGAACTCgaatttagtaaattaacGAATGGAATAAATGGATATAGGTATTAAATCtgatttcatttaattttgggaaataaatttttgttgaattgggaaataaatttataaaatttaatttataaaatctggggaaatatttaatgtgttcggaaatttaaataatagtgTGGGTGTGTAGGAAGTTATGAATaggattaataataaaaaagtgaaGAACAATATTATTATCCACATAGAGTGATTCAAATAgaatctttatttaaaaagaaatcgTATCGAGAGAAGTGTCGTTACTTGACAGAGTTTAGTCGCAGACTGACTGTAAtgttaaaaactattttattgtgAGGTCTAACCCTCTGTATTGTCCTTGGTAAAACACATGTTTTTCTTCTTAACTAAGACCGTAATATTTGGTTGTACTGTACAGTGTAAAATAGAGAGTCCTTTGTACAACTCAAGTActgaaacactaaatttttcaatcttaaaaaaatttaattccttaGCCTACTAAACCTCGCGGATAAGAGAATAGTCGCCtaagtttcataaaaagttttgGGATCCACTGCTCTTTGGAATATTCCGCTTCCGTATGAATGTCggtattttgtttaatagaaAAGGTCTAGACAAAAGTTCTCGCGCGTGCCAGTTAACTTGCtttaattacttacaaatttgACTGCGAAGATGACCCTTTGTCCTTGATTGACCCTTTTGATTGACGAGATTGGCCGAAATAGTTGTAGACGTATTAAATAGATGTTGGCATTCTCAATAATAAATCGTGATTGGCGACAAAgattataaaagaaaacttaacTTTATTTCACCAAATAAACACTTagaatagaatttataatatttcggTAACGTAGGTTGactaaatatttgtaaaatagaACACTTATATTTACGattataactaattttataataataatagtgagcgtggtgagtaatcacctgatgcgaaaataattaattttatagaaaataatacagaatattaaattaaataatgaacttTTAGAACTTAATGAGATTTTAGTGAGTAATCACCGAATAGTAGTAATAGTGGTAATAGTAGTAAAatgactaagaaatattttgcgTGGTGGTTAACACCGGGGGATCGATCGAAGTGTCGATCATCGCTCAAGTTTTGAGGTTCGTAGCTGATTTTTCCCTCCTCGTGTCGTCTTGTGACGTCACGGAGctacacattaatttagctagtgtcggtaacgaaaatttcgggTGGTAGTTCGCCAGGCTGGTAACATCGGGACATTTTGTAGTGTCTCAGTACCTAAGGTCATAAAATCAAGCCTATACAGGCTTTCTTATTATAGCTGCACAAATGTGCCTTAAATGTGTTTTTCACATTTAAAAaccaataaaagaaaatacgttatttttctaaaataaatatttctaagaactaaatatctaaaatataaaactaaaagttTGTAactggaatttatttttgctcaGAAAATCCAACAGGGTGGGTAGTATTAAATATTGTAGTGTTGCCTAGGGATTCATGGTATCCTCCTCTGTTTCCTGGGCACACTTAGAGTCCTTTGCATAGACGCCCAGGTGAGGGTGCAATAGGCGTAAgttggaaaattaaatattgtgggtgtgtgtggaaaaatattattgcagTGTAGCCTAGGGATTCATGGTATCCTCCTCTGCTTCCTAGGCGCacttagaagccgttgtatagacgccggATTTGGGGTACAATGGTAGTAAGTTAGAAattgcggtatagacgctccatatgagggtactgtCGGGAATAGAAACTATGATAGAAACCGCgatatagacgctccataagagggtatcGTCGGGAATAAGcctatttgattattttgtaaggggttttattgtatattaagggttggttaaataaaataaattgtaaaaatgaattgcttttaataatttctgtaTCCTTCCTGATGATCTCTCACGACCCTGAGTCTTCATTCCATGTTCTGGTCCAGTTTCTGGATACTGTGCGAAAAATCCAGTGGCACCCTAAATAAATTTAGGGGCAACCCTAGCGGATCCATATACACCGTGTAAACTTAGTGTAAACTCGATGTATACTTAGTGTCAGTGTAAATTAGGGGTTTATTTGGTGTATACTCAGTGCATATTGAGTATACACCAAATACACTCCAAGTTTACACTGAATTTACACGGTGTATATGCGCACGATATACACTGAGTTTACACCGAGtatacactaaaaaattttttttaagtcctcAGAACAAAAgttgtgaagaaaattttttttgaaaaaaattgaaattaagaaaaatcaaattttgaaaaaaaattaatgttttcaaaaaaattaaatttttcaggaaaattgaaaaaaaaaacatatacatacatacatacatacaccaTAATAAAAACCGTCGGGGAAGTTTCCTAGggcctcaaaacgtcgagatctgattaaaactcgattttcgaaaaacggattaaaaccaataatttcccgattttcgaatattttcaattttctcagcgaaaatttcatgaaaaataaaattttgcaaataaagagtaataatttttttttattcaataaaaaaaaattcactcagTGGGGACTAAATCAACTGAAAATCATTCACCTCACAttcactccgcaaatttttaagtttttctcCAAATGATATATATTGAAGTGTTTCTGAAGTtctattcttaattttaaaaaattaagaaattttttcgcaTGCTAAAATAGAACATTAGTTAACGACGCGGTACCTctattaatttatgttaatgaggtaaagtacccagtacttgaacgattttaaaaatggCCCTAGTACTTGAACAGTTTGGAAATTCTTATATTACTAAAAAGCTCCGGCCataaacattaatatttaatgtataTTAAGATAACTTGATGTCTTAGTTAATGAtacaagaaatattttttaatgtcaaagctaaatattatattttatttaatatctaatgACGGGATCATTAAAAGTGTCGATTAATATccatttttgaatgaaaatgatACCACCACAATAGAAAAATGGCGAAATAACccaaaatatttaagaattcaacaaaaaaactTAACCAATCAAAAATGTAGATCATTTTGCAAAATATTCTGTTGTTAATAAggtgttttaattatttttttatatttaatttagctgTTCAAGTATACCTCCCAATTTCAAATGTAGGACCCAAAAGTTGAACGACATAGCGCCGTGTGTTCaagtaattttgtatttttaattttttttttttgtaatagctataacttttttaatattcgaCTTTAcgggacgtttttttttttttcaaatgtaatttattaactacactacataaaaattatttaaaccttttttcattgttttttatattatttataaacagttCTGAATTAGAGAAAGTTacataagtattttaaaaaattttttttcttattatacaTGAATAAATCCATAGAAATTCGGCCTACTTCATGcggcataaaaataattacagaacaatcaattttttatttaaatttttcaggaaaaaaattttaaatgatggATTTTCAGACAAAGACAATTTTCTTGTCAAAcaaccaaaaaatttcatcgaaACTGGcttctgaaatatttttttcagtcaaatgcATTTGAaagcaaacaaaaaaaagcaaCTGCTAGAtaggtaaattttttgaataattaagccAAAAAGAAGAGTGATTTTTAAATCGATTACCTCTCTTAGATTTGGTAGtaaaattcgaattaaaaaaaaaaaaaaaatgagtgagCCTCACAGACATAAGGTCACaatagaagtgaaacttttttaagccgctttaaataaataaacagatcaatatatataaatatatattatagcatttcatttattctcaaacaaaataaatttattggattaattattcggtttttaagaattaaaacaattacacattttttaattaaaatttaaatgaatttatttctaagaatattatgtttacaacaaatgtaagttttatttttcctctttattttttagaattatcatcttatttattctttattattacttgAATTATCAACAAATGTTATCAGCGGCTTGTGATAGCTAAAatgtgaaataaatatttttgtctgTATTCTATTTAAGTATCTCGAAAAAACCGCATCTATTGTTGTCCCATGTTTTGTCGTTGGTTCATttggattattatttattatttattattattatttatcgctAAATCAAATTTggtctttaaaaaatcaaccaAAACGGCCGATGACtccgatgaaaaatttacgttAAAATCTCCACTAAGGATTATaggttttttttctaagtcttGATTAAGTTCTTCCGCCACAGCAGCCGAAAATGGTAGTAGTGCacgatgaataaattttattatgtctGTGATATACTTATTCGGTGATATATAAATTGATACTAGTAAAATTGACTGGCCATTTtctcactgaaaaaaaaaatttgctatcGTAACAAAAGTCAGGATTACGCAGCTATTTGTTATGATAACAAAATTAACTTGGTTAACGTAACGAAGTAACATTTGTTGTGGTAAGTAAAGTGAAGTTGCTGCTTTAACAAGTAATAAGTgttgaggaaatttttttgaatacgcATAAAATTGTTTCCATCTAATGCATTGCTAAGGCTGATAGTCAGTATTAATCATAGCTGTAAACGTGATACTTAGCTCAATTTAGACAGACAGTTATTTTTCAGATAACAATTGTAGGCAATTATATAAACAATTTCGGGAACTTggaaaatagtaaaaataattttaaatatgccGTATGgcatatttagaaaaaatttatcatctcATTATTATTGTCCAAGTTCCCgagattgtttatttatttatttatttatgaaacatgcacagaaaaaaagcttcatttgagccaagaaaatatttttcttcctaattattttcttgagcgaaaaaaaatttttttttggacacaagaaatttcacttattccgataaaattaattctcttgctttaagaaatacgtatcttgatccaagaaaatttattcaagtcaagaaaatctacttgttttgagaaaattcagcctcatgatccaaaaaatttagttcttgatagaagtaaattttcttgtctcgagaaaatttctctcgtactccaaaaaattaaatatttcgatagaaataaattttcattaatatttttattgattaacatgtcaaacgggaacatcaaataatattgaatcatttttttcattcaatatgtataattgcacgctaaaataatataaaataggtatcaaatattcaagagaaaaattttctcaagatgagaaaatttttttctcagctgaagtaggtggcactgcttccctaaagtatctaaaaatcttgatcaaatataaaaatttattatatcaattatttatgataatttgaattacgaaaaaattactttcaccaagagtagaatttcaagaaaaatttttacttcggccaacacaacttcggtcttccttcagacacccgaaaattttcttgagccaataattttgttctccagtcaagaaatatttctttctgTGTGGATTAGAATCTACAGAGTAATGGTGAACAAAGTTTTCTgagttactttttttattaatttactaatttttgttttacacaacatttattttaagttcaataataataaatatataaacatacatacaaacatatctaacaattaattatagcacaatacatattttttaaaagttaacaaacatgatattttaaaacaatgaaattttCGTTATTAACTGAGGTATAAATGTAGAGAGAGAATGGGTCAAGTAAGTCTTTAACATtgacaaatataattttctcatCGGTTTTTACTTCGTATGCCCATACATGTTCATTAAACCCTAATACGTCAATACTTCTGCATACAAAAACTAATTCATTACGATCATCAAGACTGATGATCAATTCAATTAAAGCAAATGTTGGGCAGAGATCTTTCGTTCCAGTAATTAAAACCATATTTTGggtatatttaatacttttatattctacccatcgaaaaaaactttttttggaattatttaatgcttcatttgaacaattatattttgaccatgttttagaattaattttcattttaataccagtaattttttcatctgtAATAGATCTATTTGCCAAAAaacgataatttaaatttagttgGTGCTTTATCGCGATagatttacaaatatttacacGAGATTTATTAACTGATGCCGGTACTGTTAAATTTGTATGCTTAGATTCAGCTCTGATTGAAGATAAATGTGAGCAAGGACCACTTTCCTCACACGTTTTTTTGTAGTGAAGAGAAATATGGCCCTTTGGTTTCATAGAATTACCAGTCAATTGCTTATACAGCTGCCAGTGTCTGATTATAGTGGTATCAAACGCATTTATTTgatcatttgtaatttttttagctaaaatGAAATCAAATATTTCTCGCAAAATAAGATATAATTGCCAATAGGGGTTATTTTTCGACACTAAATCTCCAATTATTACTCCCAATAATCTAACAAACGTGGTTAACTCTGAAgctgtcatttttaatttattatttttgctcaAATCGTCATCTCTAATAAATGGAGGTTTATTTAGGGAATCAATAGGCCCATAATCAAACACTGCTAATCTTTCATTCAATTCCGATACAGAAAACTCATAATATTCACTATTTTGTGAAGTAATTGCgcttaaaatttctattaaatcaTCATGAGCTATCCCTTCTCTAAAATCATGCATTTCGTCGACAGAAAAATTCTCTACGGCATGGAATGAAGCTGAATTAAACACACATTTTTCTCGTATACCTGTTAGcgtaatattatttgttttaaggTCTGTCTTGTAGTTTTGTACAGTTCGAGTCAATTCAGGGGATAAAAGAATGGTATTTTGACATGTATTTTTGTCCATTTTACAAAATCGACAATAATAAGTGGCAGAAAACGATTCGGTAAAGCCTAAAAGACCATGTAAGTCAAGGTTATCTCCTTGGATTAGACCCAATACAAAATAAACATGTTTTTCACcttgatttgttaaaattttaattcctttttcttccaaaaattttatttccttaATGAGCGGGCGGTAAATGCGAAAtgttcgattttttttatttttatttaaacgaaTCCAACTGTCATAcaataaaacaagaaaataattttctaattttgacCGGCATTCTGATGGTAAACATGGAATTGATGCGTAAATGGGCATAACCTTTCCTGATCGAGAACCTAGAGGATTATTAACTTCCACGTCATCACCAGATAAAAAATATGGTATCACAATATCATCATCTTTGTATTCAGATCGTTTTTTAGCCCATGATTTACACTGAATATAGTTTTCAATTActgtttcattatttttaagttgttCCATATAATTCACCGTGTCAGTTAAAGCATTAGGttgctgaaaaaattttttaagcgtTGCACGTAATGGTATGAATTGTCCACATATGTCGGTCATTTTACCTTTAGAacctttttttgattttgaaatAACATAAGTACGATCAATAATGTACGATTTCGGTTTTATATAAGAAcctgatttttcaaaatgctTCAACCGTCGATGTTCTGTATCTAAATCcgcaaaagtattttttatatcatcaaacatttttttaattacattaatatcTTTGTCGGAACAGTTTGAATTAATAAGAGTATTTTCTACTTTTGATTCTAATATACCTATAAAAGAATCACTCAAGAAAACCT
It encodes:
- the LOC123266053 gene encoding uncharacterized protein LOC123266053; the protein is MPNCSICSIQVDCINTLIFHIAKQHSDVKNIYNCGELNCYSTFSTKDSFKKHLQRIHDCQLKSLVVNDIDINLTNETREFSNSENLNYDSNTQSDFQQNTNNPDFSANDFKTALNKAAVELIANMYANLRLSKNIVQHILDDIKVFLSDSFIGILESKVENTLINSNCSDKDINVIKKMFDDIKNTFADLDTEHRRLKHFEKSGSYIKPKSYIIDRTYVISKSKKGSKGKMTDICGQFIPLRATLKKFFQQPNALTDTVNYMEQLKNNETVIENYIQCKSWAKKRSEYKDDDIVIPYFLSGDDVEVNNPLGSRSGKVMPIYASIPCLPSECRSKLENYFLVLLYDSWIRLNKNKKNRTFRIYRPLIKEIKFLEEKGIKILTNQGEKHVYFVLGLIQGDNLDLHGLLGFTESFSATYYCRFCKMDKNTCQNTILLSPELTRTVQNYKTDLKTNNITLTGIREKCVFNSASFHAVENFSVDEMHDFREGIAHDDLIEILSAITSQNSEYYEFSVSELNERLAVFDYGPIDSLNKPPFIRDDDLSKNNKLKMTASELTTFVRLLGVIIGDLVSKNNPYWQLYLILREIFDFILAKKITNDQINAFDTTIIRHWQLYKQLTGNSMKPKGHISLHYKKTCEESGPCSHLSSIRAESKHTNLTVPASVNKSRVNICKSIAIKHQLNLNYRFLANRSITDEKITGIKMKINSKTWSKYNCSNEALNNSKKSFFRWVEYKSIKYTQNMVLITGTKDLCPTFALIELIISLDDRNELVFVCRSIDVLGFNEHVWAYEVKTDEKIIFVNVKDLLDPFSLYIYTSGATGFFAQYPETGPEHGMKTQGLLELYKGLSILHCTVQPNITVLVKKKNMCFTKDNTEG